The Monomorium pharaonis isolate MP-MQ-018 chromosome 5, ASM1337386v2, whole genome shotgun sequence genome includes a window with the following:
- the LOC118645520 gene encoding extensin-like, with translation MDGNINMSLDTSRRSRKSTTEVTTEHVAEAKCPVCPRNMQAATQEKVGPSPSKPSKVLRTSATPPPPPPPPPASPSPPPSPSPSPPPPPPPPRGARGGRGGRGGRGGRGGRGGMTRKQINAAVRREMQKERKKAYAVGTYGQHGSAYVSSAYASTGYAAAPPPPPLSYPLPPPSYLPPPPLPSYPPPPVSYPPPMYPYYYRGYY, from the exons ATGGACGGCAATATCAACATGTCGCTCGACACGTCTCGGCGATCTCGCAAGT CTACAACTGAGGTGACCACCGAGCACGTGGCAGAGGCCAAGTGCCCCGTGTGTCCGCGCAACATGCAAGCAGCGACGCAAGAAAAAGTTGGTCCGTCGCCAAGCAAACCCTCGAAAGTACTCAGAACGTCGGCaacgccaccgccaccgccaccgccaccgccagcGTCACCGTCACCTCCACCGTCACCGTCGCCGTCACctccaccgccaccgccaccgccacgaGGCgcaagaggaggaagaggaggaagaggaggaagaggaggaagaggaggaagaggaggaatgACACGAAAG CAAATCAACGCAGCTGTTAGGAGGGAAATgcaaaaggaaaggaaaaaagcgTACGCTGTTGGAACGTACGGACAACATGGTTCTGCGTACGTTTCATCAGCGTACGCTTCCACAGGATACGCCGCAGCACCACCGCCGCCTCCACTGTCATATCCGCTGCCTCCACCGTCGTACCTACCACCGCCGCCTCTACCGTCGTATCCGCCGCCTCCAGTGTCGTATCCGCCTCCAATGTATCCGTATTATTATCGcggttattattaa
- the LOC118645519 gene encoding extensin-like, with amino-acid sequence MDGNINMSLDTSRRSRKSTTEVTTEHVAEAKCPVCPRNMQAATQEKVGPSPSKPSKVLRTSATPPPPPPPPPASPSPPPSPSPSPPPPPPPPRGARGGRGGRGGRGGRGGRGGRGGMTRKQINAAVRREMQKERKKAYAVGTYGQHGSAYVSSAYASTGYAAAPPPPPLSYPLPPPSYLPPPPPPSYPPPPVSYPPPMYPYYYRGYY; translated from the exons ATGGACGGCAATATCAACATGTCGCTCGACACGTCTCGGCGATCTCGCAAGT CTACAACTGAGGTGACCACCGAGCACGTGGCAGAGGCCAAGTGCCCCGTGTGTCCGCGCAACATGCAAGCAGCGACGCAAGAAAAAGTTGGTCCGTCGCCAAGCAAACCCTCGAAAGTACTCAGAACGTCGGCaacgccaccgccaccgccaccgccaccgccagcGTCACCGTCACCTCCACCGTCACCGTCGCCGTCACctccaccgccaccgccaccgccacgaGGCgcaagaggaggaagaggaggaagaggaggaagaggaggaagaggaggaagaggaggaagaggaggaatgACACGAAAG CAAATCAACGCAGCTGTTAGGAGGGAAATgcaaaaggaaaggaaaaaagcgTACGCTGTTGGAACGTACGGACAACATGGTTCTGCGTACGTTTCATCAGCGTACGCTTCCACAGGATACGCCGCAGCACCACCGCCGCCTCCACTGTCATATCCGCTGCCTCCACCGTCGTACCTACCACCGCCGCCTCCACCGTCGTATCCGCCGCCTCCAGTGTCGTATCCGCCTCCAATGTATCCGTATTATTATCGcggttattattaa